A single genomic interval of Streptomyces graminofaciens harbors:
- a CDS encoding bifunctional glycosyltransferase/CDP-glycerol:glycerophosphate glycerophosphotransferase → MSVVVIVYNDEARLPTAVRSVLAQTLRGVEVVIVDDHSTDGSYTVARRLADEHPGRVRAYRLPENSGGCGAPRNRGLREARGGYVVFLDSDDVLDRNACRNFLEAAETTGADLVSGLCVRVHVDSRTGKRVKWYPWLYARTRTLDAISELPDLLVYDTLSTNKCYRRAFLIERGLDFPVGIHYEDLLFSAQAYVAADRITLIPNRVYEWHVEDKSAAKSISNRRSEIANFAHRMEIHRRVDQLLADRGLLELKFCKDVKFLKHDLVLHLRDLPFRDACYRQEFAALARPYLASIDPTAYDEVEPIHAICAYLLRMSDWDNLLPAVDTLTNGDKVSAPLTEQGGRVYWCAEHLDDPFARRVLDVTELGYHAKPVERLFLRNELLSYVDLGGRGRVRLAGRITNPLGVIPPGARLTAALEFYARRPGVRFQTFRLPVATVRHEGPYVVWEATADISGTLRPLGIVDAVWDVRLHLYVDGTRTTTRLTASQPGLATGSLPIRPRLTRLVADRIEPQVSARGHLAFRLVPDKRAGALVERGLRGAPGRLAKSGYRRAKALRKRATSGDAKIRLYHEMFQRLPVRKRLVVFESHLGKQYSDSPRAIYEEMRRQDLDFEAVWSYTGAPEGFPADATLVRRWSLPYLRALARAEYWIDNQSYPLKLAKRPGTTYIQTWHGSALKRMGFDESEWKLKSRAEQAEQQRTLDRFDHFLIRSEHDVRTLAKAFRLKEKVLLRVGYPRNDALVAARQASERPPLSHELGLAADKKVLLYAPTFRKSGRRRRFALPFDVARFAREFGDEYVLLVRAHYLDHVVLPPSVRGRVIDVSAHHDVTPLLALADALITDYSSVMFDYALLDRPMFFFPYDYEEYVLEGRGTYFDLLERAPGPVVRTEDELHAVLTSSSLDEQTVKYAAARERFVSDFGEYDRGTAAASIVDQFFSEWRRK, encoded by the coding sequence ATGTCCGTCGTCGTGATCGTCTACAACGACGAGGCCAGGCTGCCCACGGCCGTGCGCTCGGTCCTGGCGCAGACGCTGCGCGGCGTCGAGGTCGTGATCGTCGACGACCACAGCACCGACGGCTCGTACACGGTCGCCCGGCGACTCGCCGACGAGCACCCGGGCCGCGTTCGGGCGTATCGCCTCCCAGAGAACAGCGGCGGCTGCGGAGCACCGCGCAATCGGGGCCTGCGCGAGGCCCGTGGCGGGTACGTCGTCTTCCTCGACAGCGACGACGTACTGGACCGCAACGCCTGCCGCAACTTCCTGGAGGCCGCCGAGACCACCGGCGCCGACCTCGTCTCCGGTCTCTGCGTCCGCGTCCACGTCGACTCGCGCACGGGCAAGCGGGTCAAGTGGTACCCCTGGCTGTACGCCCGCACCCGTACGCTCGACGCGATCTCCGAGCTGCCCGACCTGCTGGTCTACGACACCCTGTCGACGAACAAGTGCTACCGCCGGGCCTTCCTGATCGAGCGGGGCCTCGACTTCCCGGTCGGCATCCACTACGAGGACCTGCTCTTCTCCGCCCAGGCGTATGTGGCCGCCGACCGCATCACGCTCATCCCGAACCGCGTCTATGAATGGCATGTCGAGGACAAGTCGGCGGCCAAGTCGATCAGCAACCGGCGGTCCGAGATCGCCAACTTCGCGCACCGCATGGAGATCCACCGCAGGGTCGACCAACTCCTCGCCGACCGGGGCCTGCTGGAGCTGAAGTTCTGCAAGGACGTCAAGTTCCTCAAGCACGACCTGGTGCTGCACCTGCGCGACCTGCCCTTCCGTGACGCCTGCTACCGCCAGGAGTTCGCCGCGCTGGCCCGCCCCTATCTGGCGTCGATCGACCCGACGGCGTACGACGAGGTCGAGCCCATCCACGCGATCTGCGCCTACCTCCTCCGGATGAGCGACTGGGACAACCTGCTGCCCGCCGTGGACACGCTCACCAACGGCGACAAGGTCTCCGCGCCGCTCACGGAACAGGGCGGCCGTGTCTACTGGTGTGCCGAGCACCTCGACGACCCCTTCGCCCGCCGCGTCCTGGACGTCACCGAACTCGGCTACCACGCCAAGCCGGTCGAAAGACTGTTCCTGCGCAACGAGCTGCTCTCGTACGTGGACCTGGGCGGCCGCGGCCGCGTCCGCCTCGCGGGCCGCATCACCAACCCGCTCGGCGTGATCCCGCCCGGCGCGCGCCTCACGGCCGCGCTGGAGTTCTACGCCCGCCGCCCGGGCGTCCGCTTCCAGACGTTCCGGCTCCCCGTGGCGACGGTCCGGCACGAGGGCCCGTACGTGGTCTGGGAGGCCACGGCCGACATCAGCGGGACCCTGCGCCCGCTGGGCATCGTGGACGCGGTGTGGGACGTGCGCCTGCACCTGTACGTCGACGGCACACGCACGACCACCCGCCTCACGGCCTCCCAGCCGGGCCTGGCGACCGGCTCCCTGCCGATCCGCCCCCGCCTCACCCGTCTGGTCGCCGACCGCATCGAGCCGCAGGTCTCCGCCCGTGGCCACCTCGCCTTCCGCCTGGTCCCCGACAAGAGGGCGGGCGCCCTCGTCGAACGGGGCCTGCGCGGCGCCCCCGGCCGCCTCGCCAAGTCCGGCTACCGCAGGGCGAAGGCGCTGCGCAAGAGGGCGACCTCCGGAGACGCCAAAATCCGCCTCTATCACGAGATGTTCCAGCGACTGCCGGTACGCAAGCGGCTCGTGGTGTTCGAGAGCCACCTCGGCAAGCAGTACAGCGACAGCCCCCGGGCGATCTACGAGGAGATGCGCCGCCAGGATCTCGACTTCGAGGCGGTGTGGTCGTACACGGGCGCACCGGAGGGCTTCCCGGCCGACGCGACGCTCGTACGCCGCTGGTCGCTGCCGTACCTGAGGGCACTGGCCCGCGCCGAGTACTGGATCGACAACCAGAGCTACCCGCTGAAGCTCGCCAAGCGCCCCGGGACGACGTACATCCAGACCTGGCACGGCTCGGCGCTCAAGCGGATGGGCTTCGACGAATCGGAGTGGAAGCTCAAGTCCCGTGCCGAGCAGGCGGAACAGCAGCGCACACTGGACCGTTTCGACCACTTCCTGATCCGCTCCGAGCACGACGTGCGGACGCTGGCGAAGGCGTTCCGGCTGAAGGAGAAGGTGTTGCTGCGGGTGGGGTATCCGCGCAACGACGCGCTGGTGGCGGCGCGGCAGGCGTCCGAACGCCCGCCACTGTCCCATGAACTGGGCCTGGCGGCGGACAAGAAGGTCCTCCTCTACGCCCCCACGTTCCGAAAGTCCGGCCGGCGTCGCCGCTTCGCGCTCCCCTTCGACGTGGCGCGCTTCGCACGGGAGTTCGGCGACGAGTACGTCCTGCTGGTCCGCGCCCACTACCTCGACCACGTCGTCCTCCCCCCGTCGGTCCGGGGCCGGGTCATCGACGTATCCGCACACCACGACGTGACGCCCCTCCTCGCCCTCGCCGACGCGCTGATCACGGACTACTCGTCGGTGATGTTCGACTACGCCCTGCTGGACCGCCCGATGTTCTTCTTCCCGTACGACTACGAGGAGTACGTGCTCGAGGGCCGGGGCACGTACTTCGACCTCCTGGAGCGGGCGCCGGGCCCGGTGGTCCGCACGGAGGACGAGCTCCACGCCGTGCTGACGTCCTCGTCCCTCGACGAGCAGACGGTCAAGTACGCGGCGGCGCGGGAGCGGTTCGTGTCGGACTTCGGCGAGTACGACAGGGGCACGGCGGCGGCGAGCATCGTGGACCAGTTCTTCTCCGAGTGGAGGCGTAAGTGA
- a CDS encoding serine/threonine-protein kinase — translation MRGVVPEALRADDPREIAQYPLYARIGEGGMGTVYLSRSRGGQPVALKLVRREYADSPAFRERFAREVAAGRRVSGYHLVPIVDHDAGAERPWLATRYIPGVPLDEALKTHGTLPVATVLQLLACAAYALDAVHTAGIIHRDVKPANLLLAADGPWLLDFGIARAVGAATLTTAGRLIGSPRYMSPEHALGRRVTTASDVFALGVIAAEAATGAHPYGRGNPLAIATRIAATDVEPPALDGIARPLLDVVRRCLVADPAARASAAEIAEHCAGAARRDVRDFAGWLPAPVATSVAIVETAFRTLSLTEAPTARAPHPAEAPTVRRMPQTAPITMRDEEWQRRVRREP, via the coding sequence ATGCGAGGGGTGGTACCGGAGGCGCTGCGGGCCGATGATCCGCGGGAGATCGCCCAGTACCCGCTGTACGCCCGGATCGGTGAGGGCGGCATGGGTACCGTCTACCTCTCCCGCAGCCGGGGCGGCCAGCCGGTCGCGCTGAAGCTGGTGCGCCGCGAGTACGCCGACAGCCCGGCCTTCCGTGAGCGCTTCGCCCGCGAGGTGGCCGCCGGGCGCCGCGTCTCCGGCTACCACCTGGTGCCGATAGTCGACCACGACGCCGGCGCGGAACGCCCCTGGCTGGCCACCCGCTACATCCCGGGCGTCCCCCTCGACGAGGCCCTGAAGACGCACGGCACACTGCCCGTCGCCACCGTCCTGCAACTGCTGGCCTGCGCCGCGTACGCGCTGGACGCCGTGCACACCGCCGGGATCATCCACCGCGACGTCAAGCCCGCCAACCTGCTGCTCGCCGCCGACGGGCCCTGGCTGCTCGACTTCGGCATCGCCCGGGCCGTGGGCGCCGCCACGCTCACCACCGCCGGACGCCTGATCGGCAGCCCGCGCTACATGTCTCCCGAGCACGCCCTCGGCCGCAGGGTCACCACCGCCTCCGACGTCTTCGCGCTTGGCGTGATCGCCGCCGAGGCCGCGACGGGGGCGCATCCGTACGGCCGGGGCAACCCGCTCGCCATCGCGACGCGCATCGCGGCCACCGACGTCGAACCGCCCGCCCTGGACGGCATCGCCCGCCCCCTCCTCGACGTCGTACGCCGCTGCCTCGTCGCCGACCCGGCCGCCCGCGCCTCCGCCGCCGAGATCGCCGAGCACTGCGCGGGCGCGGCCCGCCGCGACGTCCGCGATTTCGCGGGCTGGCTGCCGGCCCCGGTCGCGACGTCCGTGGCCATCGTGGAGACGGCCTTCCGCACGCTGTCCCTGACAGAGGCCCCGACAGCCAGGGCCCCCCACCCCGCCGAGGCCCCGACGGTCCGCCGCATGCCGCAGACGGCGCCCATCACGATGCGGGACGAGGAATGGCAGCGAAGGGTGCGACGAGAGCCCTAG
- a CDS encoding serine/threonine-protein kinase has product MGPQDPRETAGYQLTARIGEGGMGTVYLSHTRGGQPVALKVIRREYGQDADFRRRFEQEVQAARRVQGYHIVPVVDHDTTGDLPWLASAFIPGIPLHDALVAFGPLPPEAVFQLVGCTARALSSIHSAGVIHRDLKPSNILLGSQGPYVIDFGIARAADATQLTQSGGMIGTPQYMSPEHALGEKVTPATDVFSLGLIAAVAATGRHPYGDGGAITIAAQIANTSQRPPQLDGYDEKLRPLLERCLTANPAERVSTEELAALCQELVGRGLSDFTGWLPAPLTAEIARREQSAQTPPQPTAPQMPTAPPAATAPTAPTTAPAPPVAPPQDTTQGLHQHAPATHVPPPAGGFGPPAQSTPTGYGYPPAAPQTYNLNPQAPAPAPTPPPKKSRRGLKAALIALVLVLAVGSGAAAAVYVLNNKDDDKNSSSGAGSEKDTDKGTSESTPGETPTEEDQGSDGGSGGESTPSESTGVPADAEFIKKFEDEPMTVRRPAGLDSTYVDLDGPKVDPTSYMDSDVQEFSASEDSLQFTRPMGKATGTTPQECLSGAEQNPFTETLSADSINRDQAIVKGDHLCTVTGEGDLAMWTITEVNAPDDLDYLPNIKGTVTIWQVKR; this is encoded by the coding sequence CTGGGACCACAGGACCCGCGAGAGACCGCGGGCTACCAACTCACCGCCCGCATCGGCGAAGGCGGCATGGGCACGGTCTATCTGTCGCACACCCGTGGCGGCCAGCCGGTCGCCCTCAAGGTCATCCGCCGCGAGTACGGCCAGGACGCGGACTTCCGCCGCCGTTTCGAGCAGGAGGTCCAGGCGGCCAGACGCGTCCAGGGCTACCACATCGTGCCGGTCGTCGACCACGACACCACCGGCGATCTCCCCTGGCTGGCCTCCGCGTTCATCCCGGGCATTCCGCTGCACGACGCGCTCGTGGCGTTCGGCCCGCTGCCGCCCGAGGCGGTCTTCCAGCTGGTCGGCTGCACGGCCCGCGCCCTGTCCTCGATCCATTCCGCGGGCGTCATCCACCGCGACCTCAAGCCCAGCAACATCCTGCTGGGCTCACAGGGGCCGTACGTCATCGACTTCGGCATCGCCCGCGCCGCCGACGCCACCCAGCTGACGCAGTCCGGCGGCATGATCGGCACCCCGCAGTACATGTCGCCGGAGCACGCCCTCGGCGAGAAGGTCACCCCGGCGACGGACGTCTTCTCCCTCGGCCTGATCGCGGCGGTCGCGGCCACCGGACGCCACCCGTACGGCGACGGGGGCGCCATCACCATCGCCGCGCAGATCGCCAACACCTCGCAGCGGCCGCCGCAACTCGACGGGTACGACGAGAAGTTGCGCCCGCTGCTGGAGCGCTGCCTGACCGCGAACCCGGCCGAGCGCGTCAGCACGGAGGAACTGGCCGCGCTCTGCCAGGAGTTGGTGGGCCGCGGCCTCAGCGACTTCACCGGCTGGCTGCCGGCGCCGCTCACCGCCGAGATCGCCCGGCGCGAGCAGTCCGCCCAGACCCCGCCCCAGCCGACGGCACCCCAGATGCCGACGGCACCACCGGCGGCGACCGCTCCCACGGCTCCCACGACGGCTCCGGCACCGCCCGTGGCCCCGCCGCAGGACACCACACAGGGCCTGCACCAGCACGCCCCGGCGACCCATGTGCCCCCGCCGGCCGGCGGCTTCGGCCCGCCCGCCCAGTCCACGCCCACCGGCTACGGCTACCCGCCGGCGGCCCCGCAGACGTACAACCTCAACCCGCAGGCCCCTGCCCCGGCACCGACGCCTCCGCCGAAGAAGAGCCGCCGGGGCCTGAAGGCGGCGCTCATCGCCCTCGTGCTGGTCCTCGCGGTCGGCTCGGGCGCGGCGGCTGCCGTGTATGTGCTGAACAACAAGGACGACGACAAGAACAGCAGCAGCGGCGCGGGCAGCGAAAAGGACACCGACAAGGGCACTTCGGAGTCGACGCCGGGCGAGACGCCGACCGAGGAGGACCAGGGTTCCGACGGCGGCAGCGGCGGGGAGTCCACCCCGTCCGAGTCCACTGGGGTACCTGCGGACGCCGAGTTCATCAAGAAGTTCGAGGACGAGCCGATGACCGTGCGGCGACCGGCCGGCCTGGACTCCACCTACGTCGACCTCGACGGGCCCAAGGTCGACCCGACCTCGTACATGGACTCCGACGTCCAGGAGTTCTCCGCGAGCGAGGATTCCCTGCAGTTCACCCGGCCCATGGGCAAGGCGACGGGCACCACGCCCCAGGAGTGCCTGTCGGGCGCCGAGCAGAACCCGTTCACGGAGACGCTGAGCGCCGACTCCATCAACCGCGACCAGGCCATCGTCAAGGGCGACCACCTCTGCACGGTGACCGGCGAGGGAGACCTCGCGATGTGGACGATCACCGAGGTCAACGCCCCCGACGACCTGGACTACCTGCCCAACATCAAGGGCACGGTCACCATCTGGCAGGTCAAGCGCTGA
- a CDS encoding NAD-glutamate dehydrogenase, whose translation MQTKLDEAKAELLERAARVAENSPVGGHLPTGTTSEGTPGTPDHDTLLAFLQRYYLHTAPEDLNGRNPEDIYGAALSHFRLAENRPQGTANVRVHTPTVEENGWTSSHSVVDVVTDDMPFLVDSVTNELSRQGRGIHVVIHPQVLVRRDVTGRLIEVLPERRTADTGDTLAHDAHVESWIHVEIDRETDRADLKQITNDLLRVLSDVREAVEDWEKMREAATRIAEGLPTEPTAGDLPDQEVEEARELLRWLADDHFTFLGYREYELRNDDSLAAVAGTGLGILRADPHHTGEDKHPVSPSFERLPADARAKAREHRLLVLTKANSRSTVHRRSYLDYVGVKKFDAEGNVVGERRFLGLFSSAAYTESVRRVPVVRRKVDEVLRGAGFSPSSHDGRDLLQIMETYPRDELFQTPADELRSIVTSVLYLQERRKLRLYLRQDEYGRYYSALVYLPRDRYTTDVRLRIIDILKEELGGISVDFTAWNTESILSRLHFVVRVPQGTELPQLSDADKDRIEARLVEAARSWADGFSEALHAECGEERAAELVRRYAGGVPEGYKADHSPRAAVADLVHLEKLGEEKDFSLSLYEPVGAGPGERRFKIYRKGGSVSLSAVLPVLNRLGVEVIDERPYELRCSDRTTAWIYDFGLRMPTARDGAGDYVGDDARERFQDAFSATWTGQAENDGFNSLVLSAGLSWRQAMVLRAYAKYLRQAGSTFSQDYMEDTLRNNVHTTRLLVSLFEARMSPDRQSAGREIVDALLEEVDAALDQVASLDEDRILRSFLTVIKATLRTNFFQEAAGGKPHDYVSMKFDPQAIPDLPAPRPAFEIWVYSPRVEGVHLRFGKVARGGLRWSDRREDFRTEILGLVKAQMVKNTVIVPVGAKGGFVAKQLPDPGVDRDAWLAEGIRSYKTFISALLDITDNMVAGEVVPPSDVVRHDEDDTYLVVAADKGTATFSDIANGVAENYNFWLGDAFASGGSAGYDHKGMGITARGAWESVKRHFRELGVDTQAEDFTVVGIGDMSGDVFGNGMLLSEHIRLVAAFDHRHIFIDPHPDAAVSYAERRRIFDLPRSSWEDYNTELISAGGGVFPRSAKAIPVNAHIRDALGIEDKVAKMTPADLMKAILKAPVDLLWNGGIGTYVKASTESHADVGDKANDAIRVDGRDLRVQVVGEGGNLGLTQLGRIEIAQTGGRVNTDAIDNSAGVDTSDHEVNIKILLNGLVAEGDMTVKQRNKLLAEMTDEVGHLVLRNNYAQNTAIANALAQSKDMLHAQQRFMRHLVREGHLDRALEFLPSERQIRERLNAGHGLTGPETAVLLAYTKITVAEELLHTSLPDDAYLRDLLHAYFPAQLREQFAEHIDNHPLRREIATTLLVNDTVNTGGTSFLHRLREETGASLEEIVRAQTASRAIFGSGPVWDGVEGLDNKVDAAVQTRIRLHSRRLVERGTRWLLNNRPQPLQLTETIAFFKERVDQVWDELPKLLRGADLEWYQKIYDELTGAGVTDVLATRVAGFSSAFPALDVVSVADRMGKEPLAVAEVYYDLADRLGITQLMDRIIELPRADRWQSMARAAIREDLYAAHSALTADVLAAGNGTSTPEQRFKVWEQKNAAILGRARTTLEEIRSSDSFDLANLSVAMRTMRTLLRGHS comes from the coding sequence ATGCAGACCAAGCTGGACGAAGCCAAGGCCGAGCTGCTCGAGAGGGCTGCCCGGGTAGCTGAGAACAGCCCGGTCGGGGGGCACCTACCGACTGGGACGACGAGCGAGGGAACCCCCGGCACCCCGGACCACGACACCTTGCTCGCGTTCCTCCAGCGCTACTACCTGCACACGGCCCCGGAGGACCTGAACGGCCGCAACCCGGAGGACATCTACGGCGCGGCCCTCTCCCACTTCCGGCTGGCCGAGAACCGGCCCCAGGGCACGGCCAATGTGCGGGTCCACACCCCGACCGTCGAGGAGAACGGCTGGACGTCCAGCCACTCCGTCGTCGACGTCGTCACCGACGACATGCCGTTCCTGGTCGACTCCGTCACCAACGAACTGTCCCGGCAGGGGCGCGGCATCCATGTCGTCATCCACCCGCAGGTCCTCGTCCGGCGGGACGTGACCGGCAGGCTCATCGAGGTGCTGCCCGAGCGGCGGACCGCGGACACCGGTGACACGTTGGCGCACGACGCGCACGTCGAGTCGTGGATCCACGTCGAGATCGACCGCGAGACCGACCGGGCCGACCTGAAGCAGATCACCAACGACCTGCTGCGGGTGCTGTCCGATGTCCGTGAGGCCGTCGAGGACTGGGAGAAGATGCGGGAGGCGGCGACCCGGATCGCCGAGGGCCTGCCCACCGAGCCCACCGCCGGTGACCTGCCCGACCAGGAGGTCGAGGAGGCCCGCGAGCTGCTGCGCTGGCTCGCCGACGACCACTTCACCTTCCTGGGCTACCGGGAGTACGAGCTGCGGAACGACGACTCGCTCGCCGCCGTCGCCGGGACCGGGCTGGGCATCCTGCGCGCCGACCCGCACCACACCGGCGAGGACAAGCACCCGGTCAGCCCGTCCTTCGAGCGGCTGCCCGCGGACGCCCGCGCCAAGGCCCGCGAGCACCGGCTCCTCGTCCTCACCAAGGCCAACAGCCGCTCCACCGTGCACCGGCGCTCCTACCTCGACTACGTCGGCGTGAAGAAGTTCGACGCCGAGGGCAATGTCGTCGGTGAGCGGCGGTTCCTGGGGCTGTTCTCGTCCGCCGCCTACACCGAGTCCGTGCGGCGCGTGCCCGTCGTCCGCCGCAAGGTGGACGAGGTGCTGCGGGGCGCCGGGTTCTCGCCCAGCAGCCACGACGGGCGCGACCTGCTCCAGATCATGGAGACCTACCCGCGCGACGAACTGTTCCAGACCCCCGCCGACGAACTGCGCTCCATCGTCACCTCCGTCCTCTACCTGCAGGAACGCCGCAAGCTGCGGCTCTACCTGCGCCAGGACGAGTACGGGCGCTACTACTCCGCGCTCGTCTACCTCCCGCGCGACCGCTACACCACCGACGTACGCCTGCGGATCATCGACATCCTGAAGGAGGAGCTCGGCGGCATCAGCGTCGACTTCACCGCCTGGAACACCGAGTCGATCCTCTCCCGGCTGCACTTCGTGGTCCGTGTCCCGCAGGGCACCGAACTGCCGCAGCTGTCCGACGCCGACAAGGACCGTATCGAGGCCCGGCTCGTCGAGGCCGCCCGGTCCTGGGCCGACGGCTTCTCCGAGGCCCTCCACGCCGAGTGCGGCGAGGAGCGGGCGGCCGAGCTGGTGCGCCGCTACGCGGGCGGCGTCCCCGAGGGCTACAAGGCCGACCACAGCCCCCGCGCCGCCGTCGCCGACCTCGTCCACCTCGAAAAGCTCGGCGAGGAGAAGGACTTCTCGCTCAGCCTCTACGAGCCCGTCGGCGCCGGCCCCGGCGAGCGCCGCTTCAAGATCTACCGCAAGGGTGGCTCGGTCTCCCTCTCCGCCGTCCTGCCCGTCCTCAACCGCCTCGGCGTCGAGGTCATCGACGAACGGCCGTACGAGCTGCGCTGCTCGGACCGTACGACGGCGTGGATCTACGACTTCGGGCTGCGCATGCCCACCGCGCGCGACGGCGCCGGGGACTACGTCGGTGACGACGCCCGTGAGCGGTTCCAGGACGCCTTCTCCGCGACCTGGACCGGGCAGGCCGAGAACGACGGCTTCAACTCCCTCGTGCTGAGCGCCGGGCTCTCCTGGCGGCAGGCGATGGTGCTGCGCGCGTACGCCAAGTACCTGCGGCAGGCCGGGTCCACGTTCAGCCAGGACTACATGGAGGACACCCTCCGCAACAACGTCCACACCACCAGGTTGCTCGTGTCGCTGTTCGAGGCACGGATGTCGCCCGACCGGCAGAGCGCCGGGCGGGAGATCGTCGACGCGCTCCTCGAAGAGGTCGACGCGGCCCTCGACCAGGTGGCCTCCCTCGACGAGGACCGCATCCTGCGGTCGTTCCTCACCGTCATCAAGGCGACCCTGCGGACCAACTTCTTCCAGGAGGCGGCCGGCGGCAAGCCGCACGACTACGTCTCCATGAAGTTCGACCCGCAGGCCATCCCCGACCTCCCGGCGCCCCGCCCGGCCTTCGAGATCTGGGTGTACTCGCCGCGCGTCGAAGGCGTCCACCTGCGCTTCGGCAAGGTCGCGCGAGGCGGCCTGCGCTGGTCCGACCGGCGTGAGGACTTCCGCACCGAGATCCTCGGCCTGGTCAAGGCGCAGATGGTGAAGAACACCGTCATCGTGCCCGTCGGCGCCAAGGGCGGCTTCGTCGCCAAGCAGCTGCCCGACCCGGGTGTGGACCGCGACGCATGGCTCGCGGAGGGCATCCGCAGCTACAAGACGTTCATCTCCGCCCTGCTCGACATCACCGACAACATGGTGGCCGGCGAGGTCGTGCCGCCCTCCGACGTCGTACGGCACGACGAGGACGACACTTATCTCGTCGTCGCCGCCGACAAGGGCACCGCGACCTTCTCCGACATCGCCAACGGGGTCGCCGAGAACTACAACTTCTGGCTCGGCGACGCCTTCGCCTCCGGCGGCTCCGCCGGGTACGACCACAAGGGCATGGGCATCACCGCGCGCGGCGCCTGGGAGTCCGTCAAGCGGCACTTCCGGGAGCTGGGCGTCGACACCCAGGCCGAGGACTTCACGGTCGTCGGCATCGGTGACATGTCCGGTGACGTGTTCGGCAACGGCATGCTGCTCTCCGAGCACATCCGCCTGGTCGCCGCCTTCGACCACCGGCACATCTTCATCGACCCGCACCCCGACGCGGCCGTCTCCTACGCCGAGCGCCGCCGGATCTTCGACCTCCCGCGCAGCTCCTGGGAGGACTACAACACGGAGCTGATCTCGGCCGGCGGCGGCGTCTTCCCGCGCTCCGCCAAGGCGATCCCGGTCAACGCCCACATCCGCGACGCCCTCGGCATCGAGGACAAGGTCGCCAAGATGACCCCGGCCGACCTGATGAAGGCCATCCTCAAGGCGCCGGTCGACCTGCTGTGGAACGGCGGCATCGGCACCTACGTCAAGGCCTCCACCGAGTCCCACGCGGACGTCGGCGACAAGGCCAACGACGCCATCCGCGTCGACGGCCGCGACCTGCGCGTCCAGGTCGTCGGCGAGGGCGGCAACCTCGGCCTGACCCAGCTCGGCCGGATCGAGATCGCGCAGACCGGCGGCAGGGTCAACACCGACGCCATCGACAACAGCGCGGGCGTGGACACCTCCGACCACGAGGTGAACATCAAGATCCTGCTCAACGGCCTGGTCGCCGAGGGCGACATGACCGTCAAGCAGCGCAACAAGCTGCTCGCCGAGATGACCGACGAGGTCGGCCACCTGGTCCTGCGCAACAACTACGCGCAGAACACGGCCATCGCCAACGCCCTCGCCCAGTCCAAGGACATGCTCCACGCCCAGCAGCGCTTCATGCGCCACCTGGTCCGCGAGGGCCACCTCGACCGGGCCCTGGAGTTCCTGCCCAGCGAGCGGCAGATCCGTGAGCGGCTGAACGCGGGGCACGGCCTCACCGGCCCCGAGACGGCCGTCCTGCTGGCGTACACGAAGATCACGGTCGCCGAGGAGCTGCTGCACACCTCGCTCCCGGACGACGCCTATCTGCGCGACCTGCTGCACGCGTACTTCCCGGCGCAGCTGCGCGAGCAGTTCGCCGAGCACATCGACAACCACCCGCTGCGCCGCGAGATCGCCACGACGCTGCTGGTCAACGACACGGTCAACACGGGCGGTACGAGCTTCCTGCACCGCCTGCGCGAGGAGACCGGGGCCTCCCTGGAGGAGATCGTCCGGGCGCAGACCGCGTCCCGCGCGATCTTCGGGTCGGGCCCGGTGTGGGACGGCGTCGAGGGCCTGGACAACAAGGTCGACGCGGCCGTCCAGACCCGCATCCGGCTGCACTCCCGGCGTCTCGTCGAGCGCGGCACGCGCTGGCTGCTCAACAACCGGCCGCAGCCGCTCCAGCTCACCGAGACCATCGCCTTCTTCAAGGAGCGCGTCGACCAGGTCTGGGACGAGCTGCCCAAGCTGCTGCGCGGCGCGGACCTGGAGTGGTACCAGAAGATCTACGACGAGCTGACGGGCGCCGGCGTCACGGACGTGCTGGCCACGCGCGTGGCCGGGTTCTCCTCCGCCTTCCCGGCACTCGACGTGGTCTCGGTCGCCGACCGCATGGGCAAGGAGCCGCTGGCCGTCGCCGAGGTGTACTACGACCTCGCCGACCGGCTCGGCATCACCCAGCTCATGGACCGCATCATCGAGCTGCCGCGCGCCGACCGCTGGCAGTCCATGGCCCGCGCGGCGATCCGCGAGGACCTGTACGCGGCCCACTCGGCCCTCACGGCCGACGTCCTCGCCGCCGGGAACGGCACGTCGACGCCGGAGCAGCGGTTCAAGGTGTGGGAGCAGAAGAACGCGGCGATCCTGGGCCGGGCGCGCACCACGCTGGAGGAGATCCGCAGCTCGGACTCGTTCGACCTGGCCAACCTGTCGGTGGCGATGCGGACGATGAGGACGCTGCTGCGCGGCCACTCGTAG